Proteins from one Chloroflexota bacterium genomic window:
- a CDS encoding nitrilase family protein encodes MQSIRAASVQFNHAPGDKAYNLNRIRSFVEQAHAQEVDLLAFPEMCITGYWHVRKLSREAIEALAEPVPAGPSIQALLSLARENDLTIGAGLIEMDDQGQLFNTYVVAMPDGRVARHRKLHCFISEHMTSGDEFTVFDVPQGVRVGVLICYDNNLGENVRITALKGAELLLAPHQTGGCHTPSPRCMGRISPELWKNRKKDPETIEQEFRGPKGREWLIRWLPARAHDNGLFLIYSNGVGLDDDEVRTGNAMILDPYGEILVETWKAGDDMVMADLDPGLLHMCTGQRWIKTRRPELYGVLAESTGREEETRIVRFAS; translated from the coding sequence ATGCAATCAATCAGAGCAGCATCAGTACAGTTCAACCACGCACCGGGGGACAAAGCCTACAATCTCAATCGAATCCGTTCGTTTGTAGAACAGGCGCATGCTCAGGAGGTGGATCTACTCGCGTTTCCCGAGATGTGTATCACCGGGTATTGGCACGTCAGGAAACTGTCGCGGGAGGCGATCGAGGCGTTGGCCGAACCAGTGCCAGCGGGTCCCAGCATCCAGGCGTTGTTGAGTCTGGCGAGAGAAAACGATCTTACAATCGGCGCCGGGTTGATCGAGATGGATGACCAGGGCCAGCTTTTCAACACCTACGTGGTTGCCATGCCTGATGGGCGAGTTGCCCGCCACCGGAAACTGCATTGTTTCATCAGCGAGCACATGACCTCAGGTGACGAATTCACCGTCTTCGATGTACCCCAGGGTGTTCGGGTCGGTGTGTTGATTTGCTACGACAATAATCTGGGTGAGAATGTCCGGATCACGGCGCTGAAAGGCGCGGAGCTTTTGCTTGCGCCTCACCAAACAGGTGGCTGCCATACGCCCAGTCCTCGCTGCATGGGGCGGATATCGCCCGAGCTTTGGAAGAATCGCAAGAAAGATCCGGAGACGATCGAACAGGAATTCCGGGGTCCCAAGGGTCGCGAGTGGTTGATTCGTTGGCTGCCGGCCCGTGCCCACGACAATGGCCTTTTTTTGATCTACAGCAATGGCGTGGGTCTGGACGACGACGAGGTACGCACCGGCAACGCGATGATCCTTGATCCCTATGGGGAGATCCTGGTCGAAACCTGGAAGGCCGGGGATGACATGGTGATGGCCGACCTCGATCCTGGGTTGCTTCACATGTGTACCGGGCAACGTTGGATCAAGACCCGCCGGCCTGAGTTGTACGGTGTGCTGGCGGAGTCCACGGGGCGAGAAGAGGAGACTCGCATCGTGCGTTTCGCGTCCTGA
- a CDS encoding phasin family protein, translated as MSVFGIPNRVRVIVVDTTQGLTNSSRRVFYAGQGAVSVTIEETGNLLNRRGDVFESLVERGESLEWFEIDRLKPPVQGWRTFGHQHFDGAEELLEQRLQEMLQTLKLPTADDVERLNHEIDRLSRKLDSYLVAAGKIQLPIEGYPEMTVKEVVPELDGLDRDELLTIREFEQGSANRKTLLEEIDRKLAHLDDAA; from the coding sequence ATGTCAGTGTTCGGAATTCCCAATCGCGTGCGTGTAATTGTGGTCGACACCACCCAAGGACTGACCAACTCCTCCCGCCGTGTGTTCTACGCCGGCCAGGGCGCTGTCAGTGTAACGATTGAAGAGACCGGAAATCTTCTGAATCGGCGCGGGGACGTGTTTGAATCCCTGGTAGAACGAGGAGAATCGCTCGAGTGGTTCGAGATCGACCGGCTAAAGCCACCTGTCCAGGGATGGAGAACGTTTGGCCACCAGCACTTCGACGGTGCAGAGGAACTGCTTGAACAGCGACTTCAGGAAATGCTGCAGACGTTGAAGCTACCGACTGCTGATGACGTCGAGCGCCTTAACCATGAAATTGATCGTCTCAGCCGCAAGTTGGATTCCTACCTGGTAGCTGCCGGCAAGATCCAACTGCCCATCGAAGGGTACCCGGAGATGACGGTCAAAGAGGTCGTTCCCGAGCTCGATGGACTTGATCGGGACGAGCTGTTAACCATTAGAGAATTCGAACAAGGTTCTGCCAACCGCAAGACCTTGCTTGAGGAGATCGACCGGAAGCTCGCTCATCTGGATGATGCCGCTTAG
- a CDS encoding glycosyltransferase family 39 protein gives MSTIGDRLPRWHLLSLLGLFLLALLVRLAGLTIHSLWFDEAVSTYWASQPLADIWRVGLSLTEDKHPPLYYTILRGWTGILGDSDPVVRLLGVVIGALAVLPTYVLGTWLGDRRAGLFAGFLVALNPFLVWYSQEVRMFMPATTFLLVGMVGVVHLWTADRPLVSFSLIAIGFLASLYSYLFSAFMLPVAAAWLLVLWWVNRQQKGAGKRLGYGLGALGLTGLLFLPLLRATWSVSSEESVPGRPFTNLGTTLSRFLPTYLLGWASWPSPGKQVVSALMLALALGGLIIPQRAFRKSAGSNDGESSDGQPSARSRPIAEVETVRSPPLESASQTGNRLTPTSTSRYTCWRAADLRCGAGEPRLHQRGQAFTCASANVPGGLLLAIWLVLPILAGGILMLKDGDVFGEIRYFIFLVPALCLAIGRTLAWLWLRWRVVAAVALAFCLIASVAALPGNWAPENRREDWRGAANYISSHGSENEAVLLYIDYMRTPFERYFDGPQGLFFPLTEALDDPATVDESMQGLVGSGFDAVWVVQSHHQDLDPQNLLLNWFSARYPLITEQFPPGIAIHGYATGYRMEDLPPQADAARVSSPAGNLELLSCLYDEGPLSASDDLVHPPSNWIHVTTYWTINEPAQEDLFHRVQLVDSTGQVWGDRLERAGDTIHIWPVSRWVPGEIVRVDYDVNLNPITPAGEYQLVVQAPGWEGEATCGKVIIE, from the coding sequence GTGAGCACCATTGGCGACCGCTTGCCGCGGTGGCATCTGCTCTCCCTGCTCGGACTGTTTTTGTTGGCGTTATTGGTCCGCCTGGCGGGGCTGACCATCCACAGCCTCTGGTTTGACGAAGCCGTCAGCACCTACTGGGCATCGCAGCCCCTCGCCGATATCTGGCGCGTCGGCCTGAGCCTCACCGAGGACAAACACCCCCCTCTCTACTACACGATTCTCCGGGGCTGGACCGGTATCCTCGGCGACAGTGACCCGGTCGTGCGATTGTTGGGGGTTGTGATCGGGGCTTTGGCCGTCTTACCGACCTACGTGCTGGGCACCTGGCTGGGCGATCGGCGGGCAGGTCTTTTTGCCGGCTTTCTTGTTGCCCTCAACCCCTTTCTGGTCTGGTACAGCCAGGAAGTACGCATGTTTATGCCCGCGACCACCTTTCTCCTGGTCGGCATGGTCGGTGTGGTACACCTTTGGACCGCGGACCGGCCGCTTGTTTCCTTTTCCCTCATCGCCATCGGGTTCCTGGCAAGCCTCTACTCCTATCTCTTTAGCGCCTTCATGCTGCCGGTCGCGGCGGCCTGGCTCCTTGTGCTGTGGTGGGTCAATCGGCAGCAAAAGGGCGCGGGAAAACGGCTGGGCTATGGACTCGGCGCCCTTGGTTTGACAGGATTGTTATTCCTGCCTTTGTTGCGTGCCACCTGGTCCGTAAGTAGCGAGGAGAGCGTGCCAGGACGGCCATTCACCAATCTGGGTACGACCCTTTCCAGGTTCCTTCCCACCTATCTACTCGGTTGGGCCAGTTGGCCATCACCGGGAAAACAAGTCGTCAGCGCCCTCATGCTTGCGCTGGCCCTGGGCGGCCTCATTATCCCACAGCGTGCCTTTCGCAAAAGCGCAGGCAGCAACGACGGCGAATCGTCCGATGGGCAACCCAGCGCAAGGAGCAGACCGATCGCTGAAGTCGAGACGGTGCGCAGCCCCCCTTTGGAGTCGGCCAGTCAGACAGGAAACCGGCTGACGCCTACGTCTACCTCCCGGTACACCTGCTGGCGTGCGGCGGACCTAAGGTGCGGTGCAGGTGAGCCTCGACTCCATCAACGAGGTCAGGCCTTCACTTGCGCCAGTGCCAACGTGCCTGGCGGCCTGCTGCTGGCAATCTGGCTCGTTCTGCCTATTCTGGCTGGCGGCATCCTGATGCTGAAGGATGGCGACGTTTTTGGTGAAATCCGCTATTTCATCTTCCTGGTGCCGGCCCTCTGCCTGGCCATCGGGCGAACGCTGGCCTGGCTCTGGTTGCGATGGAGAGTTGTCGCTGCTGTGGCCCTGGCATTTTGCCTGATCGCCAGCGTCGCTGCCCTGCCTGGCAACTGGGCGCCCGAGAATCGGCGGGAGGATTGGCGAGGCGCAGCCAACTACATCAGCAGCCACGGCAGCGAAAACGAAGCTGTCCTGCTCTACATCGACTATATGCGCACCCCCTTTGAACGCTACTTTGACGGACCACAGGGACTGTTCTTTCCCCTCACCGAAGCGCTGGATGACCCGGCCACCGTGGACGAGTCCATGCAAGGCCTTGTCGGCAGTGGATTCGATGCAGTCTGGGTGGTTCAATCGCACCATCAAGACCTGGACCCACAGAACCTGCTTCTGAATTGGTTCAGTGCCCGCTACCCGCTGATCACCGAACAATTCCCCCCGGGAATCGCTATCCATGGCTATGCCACCGGCTACCGGATGGAAGACCTTCCGCCCCAGGCCGACGCAGCACGGGTTAGCTCGCCTGCCGGCAACCTGGAATTACTCAGCTGCCTGTACGATGAGGGACCTCTGTCTGCCTCAGATGACCTGGTACACCCGCCCAGCAACTGGATTCATGTCACCACCTACTGGACGATCAACGAACCCGCCCAGGAGGATCTGTTTCATCGCGTGCAGCTCGTCGACTCGACAGGCCAGGTCTGGGGAGACCGGCTGGAGCGAGCCGGTGATACGATTCACATCTGGCCTGTCTCCCGCTGGGTTCCCGGCGAGATCGTACGGGTCGACTACGACGTCAACCTGAATCCCATCACGCCGGCCGGAGAGTATCAACTGGTGGTTCAGGCGCCTGGCTGGGAAGGGGAGGCCACCTGCGGGAAGGTGATTATCGAGTAA
- a CDS encoding DegT/DnrJ/EryC1/StrS family aminotransferase — protein sequence MLKPFELSLDEMGDLAEIIPAQDPEVKVSYRPIPAFDQPSRRRIIPVCEPELSGNELKYVQQAIETNWISSAGSFIHDFEAEFAAACGTNFGIACANGTVALHLTLATLGLEPGDEVILPTFTMIATINAVTYCGATPVLVDNELDYWQMDVDQVAEKITPRTRAILPVHIYGHPVDMDPLMALAEKHGIAVIEDAAEAHGAEYKGRRAGGLGDAATFSFYGNKIITTGEGGMITTDDIDIARLAWNLRDHAFSDERHFWHKHIGFNYRMTNLQAAVGLAQVERLGHYVEARRRNAALYTSLLTGIPGITTPPQAEWAKNVFWMYGVLVNEQEFGMNRDQLRRALAENGIETRTFFIPMHCQPSYWHEFKGQRYPVAERLCRDGFYLPSASSLTSYEIGRVVEEIGNVCPNL from the coding sequence ATGTTGAAACCGTTTGAACTTTCCCTGGATGAGATGGGCGATTTGGCTGAGATCATCCCAGCTCAGGATCCCGAAGTCAAGGTGAGCTACCGTCCGATTCCCGCTTTCGACCAGCCCAGCCGGCGACGGATCATCCCGGTCTGCGAGCCTGAACTGAGCGGCAATGAGCTTAAGTACGTCCAGCAGGCTATCGAGACCAATTGGATATCGTCGGCAGGCAGCTTCATTCACGATTTTGAGGCCGAATTTGCAGCCGCCTGTGGCACCAATTTTGGCATTGCCTGTGCCAATGGCACCGTGGCCCTGCACCTGACGCTGGCAACCCTGGGATTGGAGCCGGGTGACGAGGTCATCCTGCCCACCTTCACCATGATCGCCACTATCAACGCCGTGACCTACTGCGGCGCCACGCCAGTCTTGGTGGACAACGAGCTGGACTACTGGCAGATGGATGTGGATCAGGTCGCCGAAAAGATCACGCCGCGCACCAGGGCCATTCTCCCGGTGCACATCTACGGACACCCCGTCGATATGGACCCCTTGATGGCGCTGGCTGAAAAACATGGCATCGCGGTGATCGAGGATGCGGCCGAGGCCCATGGCGCCGAGTACAAGGGTCGCAGAGCCGGTGGCCTCGGCGACGCGGCCACCTTCAGTTTCTATGGCAACAAGATCATTACTACGGGCGAAGGTGGCATGATCACCACCGACGATATCGACATCGCCCGCCTGGCATGGAACCTGCGGGATCACGCCTTCAGCGATGAGCGCCACTTCTGGCACAAACACATCGGCTTCAACTACCGAATGACCAACCTGCAGGCTGCCGTTGGGCTGGCCCAGGTAGAACGGCTGGGCCATTATGTCGAAGCACGACGGCGCAACGCCGCCCTTTACACATCGCTATTGACCGGCATCCCTGGTATCACCACCCCGCCCCAGGCCGAATGGGCCAAAAACGTCTTCTGGATGTATGGAGTCCTGGTAAATGAGCAAGAATTCGGCATGAACCGGGATCAACTGCGCCGGGCATTGGCGGAGAATGGAATCGAGACCCGCACCTTCTTCATACCCATGCACTGCCAACCCAGCTATTGGCACGAGTTCAAAGGGCAGCGTTATCCAGTGGCCGAACGCCTCTGTCGCGACGGTTTCTACCTTCCGTCCGCGTCCTCCCTGACATCATATGAGATTGGGCGGGTCGTGGAAGAAATCGGGAATGTATGCCCGAACCTGTGA
- a CDS encoding polyprenol monophosphomannose synthase: MSDNTIQAGGALVCTVLPTYNERDNIGPLIRRLLASNAAPYMVLVVDDDSPDGTWQVVEEIALAVNPRKQASGQEVVLVRRIDEKGLTSAIQRGIDEAIDTHGAAVVTWMDCDLSMPPEDVPHLVHAITEPGADMAVGSRWIPGGADVAHGTMARSLSWIINNYAMLLLGNQIHDYTSGFIAARAEVLEQIRLQGDYGEYCIDLLTRAHRLGYRLIEVPYVCVPRTTGDSKTGANIWDYLSKGRKYIATGWHLWREGS, from the coding sequence ATGAGCGATAACACGATTCAGGCAGGCGGTGCCCTGGTTTGCACCGTGCTGCCCACGTACAACGAACGGGACAACATAGGCCCGCTCATCCGCCGGCTACTGGCCAGCAATGCAGCACCCTATATGGTGCTGGTGGTTGACGACGATTCTCCCGACGGCACCTGGCAGGTAGTGGAGGAAATTGCCCTTGCGGTGAATCCCCGGAAACAAGCCAGCGGGCAAGAGGTCGTTCTCGTGCGGCGGATCGATGAAAAGGGCCTGACCTCAGCTATTCAGCGCGGTATCGACGAGGCCATCGATACCCATGGCGCCGCGGTTGTAACCTGGATGGACTGTGATCTTTCCATGCCGCCCGAGGATGTGCCACATCTCGTACACGCGATCACCGAACCTGGTGCCGACATGGCGGTTGGCTCCCGCTGGATTCCCGGTGGCGCCGACGTCGCCCACGGCACGATGGCGCGCTCGCTGAGCTGGATCATCAACAACTATGCCATGCTGTTGCTCGGCAATCAGATCCATGACTACACCAGTGGGTTCATTGCAGCTCGAGCCGAAGTCCTGGAACAAATCAGGCTGCAGGGTGACTACGGCGAATACTGCATCGATCTGTTGACCCGGGCCCATCGCCTGGGCTATCGACTGATCGAAGTACCCTACGTCTGCGTGCCGCGCACGACGGGTGACAGCAAGACCGGCGCCAATATCTGGGACTATCTCAGCAAGGGCCGCAAATATATCGCGACAGGATGGCATTTGTGGAGAGAAGGCAGCTAG
- a CDS encoding LuxR C-terminal-related transcriptional regulator — protein sequence MQAILRAFDSAADGVFVIDEDQRIVYWNRAAQDILGYRPEDVLGRSCHEIIRGRDDDDRAWCRANCHVTLTAQAGDQIDTFNTCARAKSGELAWINVTILSLRLSEEVGLPLVVHLFRDASQIKQQEQFTREITSVVQALDQPPSVSPVAPQTTDTAPSNLTAREQEVLVLMAHGLSTGEISSTLSISSSTTRNHIQNILQKLRVHSRAAAVAYAYEHGLLSS from the coding sequence ATGCAAGCGATATTGCGGGCATTCGACAGCGCGGCCGACGGCGTTTTTGTGATCGATGAGGACCAGCGGATTGTCTATTGGAACCGTGCCGCTCAGGACATTTTGGGCTATCGGCCAGAGGATGTGTTGGGCCGTTCCTGTCACGAAATCATCAGGGGACGCGATGACGATGATCGGGCCTGGTGTCGTGCCAACTGCCACGTAACGCTGACGGCGCAGGCCGGGGATCAAATCGATACTTTCAACACGTGTGCCCGTGCAAAGTCGGGGGAGCTGGCCTGGATAAACGTGACCATCCTTTCTCTTCGATTGTCGGAGGAGGTTGGCTTGCCGTTGGTGGTTCATCTTTTCCGTGATGCCAGCCAGATAAAACAACAGGAGCAATTTACCAGGGAAATCACGTCGGTAGTCCAGGCGTTGGATCAACCGCCCTCCGTTTCACCGGTTGCGCCTCAAACCACTGACACTGCGCCGAGCAATTTGACTGCGCGGGAGCAGGAAGTGCTGGTCTTGATGGCCCACGGCTTGAGCACCGGCGAGATATCCAGCACCCTGTCCATTTCTTCCTCAACGACCCGTAATCACATCCAGAATATCCTCCAGAAACTGCGGGTGCACAGCCGTGCCGCCGCGGTTGCCTATGCCTATGAGCATGGGCTTCTCTCCTCATAA
- the cooS gene encoding anaerobic carbon-monoxide dehydrogenase catalytic subunit — protein sequence MARKKARDVTERSMDPAAQEMLIKADLLGIETAFTRTENMPACTIGSGQKGVCCKNCFMGPCRITKDGQVGVCGATLETIAARNMARAIAAGAAAHSDHGRDLVFTLEAVAKGEAPGYVIRDVAKLWDVAHRVGIPTEGRPVNDVALDVANKAMSEFGQQRGELVYLKRAPKKRYEMWGKQDLKPRGIDREVVDILHRTHIGDDQDPVHILKGAIRTALSDGWGGSMWATEVSDILFGTPSPSVSQVNLGVLKDDEVNILVHGHEPTLSEMILTAVYDPELIEYAKSKGANGIALAGICCTANEIMMRQGVPSAGNFLHQELAILTGAVEAMVVDVQCIMQALPNLAENFHTKVITTSPKVMMTGAIHMEFDEHHAQEVARDIVRLAIDNYPNREVDKVTIPDVTEDLVPGFSHEYLNYMLGGSFRGSFRPLNDAIMSGRIRGAAAIVGCNNPKMTQDKGHMDITTELLKNDVLVVQTGCGAIAAAKYGYLLGEAAMEVAGPGLREVCETVGIPPVLHMGSCVDNSRILTVLTQMATEGGLGEDVDDLPAVGIAPEWMSEKALSIGTYAAASGAYVLFGIDSPVEFSEEVTEIMSQGWEEMIGGKVEFVRDPQEIVRRSLEHMDKKRAALKLPEYDPTRFGDSGDYPIDDFLSMPEEEQQAALYGVPA from the coding sequence ATGGCACGAAAGAAAGCGCGAGATGTAACCGAACGCTCGATGGATCCGGCAGCCCAGGAAATGCTGATCAAAGCGGACCTGTTGGGCATCGAGACTGCGTTCACCCGAACCGAAAACATGCCCGCCTGTACCATAGGAAGCGGACAGAAAGGTGTGTGCTGCAAGAACTGCTTTATGGGCCCCTGCCGCATCACCAAGGATGGCCAGGTGGGCGTTTGCGGTGCAACACTGGAAACCATCGCCGCTCGCAACATGGCCAGGGCCATTGCTGCCGGCGCGGCGGCCCACTCCGACCACGGTCGTGATCTTGTCTTCACTCTGGAGGCCGTAGCCAAAGGTGAGGCACCCGGTTACGTCATCCGTGACGTGGCCAAACTGTGGGACGTGGCCCATCGCGTGGGAATCCCCACCGAGGGACGCCCGGTCAATGACGTGGCACTGGACGTGGCAAACAAGGCCATGTCCGAGTTCGGCCAGCAGCGGGGTGAACTGGTTTATCTGAAACGGGCGCCCAAGAAGCGCTACGAAATGTGGGGCAAGCAGGACCTCAAACCGCGCGGTATTGACCGTGAGGTGGTGGACATCCTGCACCGCACGCACATTGGCGATGACCAGGACCCGGTCCACATTCTCAAGGGCGCCATTCGCACGGCACTCTCCGATGGCTGGGGTGGCAGCATGTGGGCTACCGAGGTCAGTGACATCCTTTTTGGCACTCCCAGCCCTAGCGTGAGCCAGGTTAACCTTGGCGTTCTTAAAGATGATGAGGTCAACATCCTGGTACACGGCCACGAACCGACCCTTAGCGAGATGATCCTGACCGCAGTCTATGACCCCGAGCTGATCGAATATGCCAAGTCCAAGGGAGCCAATGGAATCGCCCTGGCTGGCATCTGCTGCACCGCCAACGAGATCATGATGCGCCAGGGCGTACCCAGCGCCGGCAATTTCCTGCACCAGGAACTGGCCATTCTCACCGGCGCGGTCGAGGCCATGGTGGTGGACGTGCAGTGTATCATGCAGGCCCTGCCCAACCTGGCCGAGAACTTCCATACCAAAGTGATCACGACCTCGCCCAAGGTGATGATGACCGGCGCCATCCACATGGAGTTTGACGAGCATCATGCCCAGGAGGTGGCCCGGGACATCGTGCGGCTGGCTATCGACAATTATCCTAACCGCGAGGTCGACAAAGTCACCATCCCCGACGTAACGGAAGATCTGGTGCCTGGCTTCAGCCACGAGTACCTCAACTACATGCTGGGCGGCAGCTTCCGCGGTTCCTTCCGGCCACTCAACGATGCCATCATGTCGGGCCGCATTCGCGGCGCCGCCGCCATCGTGGGTTGCAACAATCCCAAGATGACCCAGGACAAGGGTCACATGGACATCACTACCGAGTTGCTCAAGAACGACGTGCTGGTGGTACAGACCGGCTGTGGCGCCATCGCCGCTGCCAAGTACGGCTACCTGCTGGGCGAGGCAGCCATGGAAGTGGCCGGCCCCGGCCTGCGCGAGGTCTGCGAAACGGTGGGCATCCCGCCAGTTCTGCACATGGGCTCCTGTGTCGACAACTCCCGTATCCTCACCGTGTTGACCCAGATGGCCACCGAGGGAGGACTGGGCGAGGATGTGGACGACCTTCCCGCCGTCGGCATCGCCCCCGAATGGATGAGCGAAAAGGCGCTGTCCATCGGTACCTATGCGGCGGCCAGCGGCGCCTACGTGCTCTTCGGAATAGACTCGCCTGTCGAGTTCAGCGAAGAGGTGACCGAGATCATGTCCCAGGGATGGGAAGAGATGATCGGTGGCAAAGTGGAATTCGTCCGCGACCCACAGGAAATCGTGCGCCGCAGCCTGGAGCACATGGACAAAAAGCGGGCCGCGCTGAAGCTGCCCGAATACGACCCCACTCGCTTCGGCGACAGTGGCGATTACCCGATCGACGACTTCCTGAGCATGCCTGAAGAAGAGCAACAGGCGGCGCTCTACGGCGTGCCCGCGTAG
- a CDS encoding four helix bundle protein: protein MYRKAYQLAMEIFDISKQWPLDECYALTGQVRRSFRSVCSNMREAWAKRFYPAHFVSKLTDADGENAETETWLDFAQDSGYLSATDHDRLISETRQIGAMLGSMIHKPEPFLLRKRF from the coding sequence GTGTACAGGAAGGCGTACCAATTGGCAATGGAGATATTCGACATCAGCAAGCAGTGGCCACTCGATGAGTGCTATGCTTTGACCGGGCAGGTCCGACGATCATTCCGGTCAGTGTGCAGCAATATGCGAGAAGCCTGGGCAAAACGCTTTTACCCAGCGCATTTCGTTAGCAAGCTGACCGATGCTGATGGCGAAAATGCCGAGACAGAGACCTGGCTCGATTTCGCACAAGACAGTGGGTATCTGTCAGCAACTGATCATGATCGTCTGATCAGTGAAACCAGGCAGATCGGCGCAATGCTCGGATCGATGATTCACAAACCCGAGCCGTTTCTCCTGCGCAAACGTTTCTAG